The bacterium genome includes the window AGACAGGCAGAAGCGCCGAGCGAGCAGAGAAGATATCATAAGATGGAAATAAATTACGGGCCGTTTGAACGTAAAGTTGATATTCCTGAAGATGTGGAGATTGAGAAACTTACGGCCAAGTATGAATTTGGATTTCTGGAAATAAAACTGCCTAAAAGAGGGCGTAATTCAGGAAAGATAATTGAAGTGGAAGTGGAATAATAAAATATGAATGAGAATGAAATAAATATAGTGCATCATCCCGGTGATTTCGGAAATATTCCTGAAATACCTGAAGAGCTGTCAATACTTCCTGTCAGGAATGTGATTATATTCCCTTTTGTGGTGGCGCCTCTTGTTATCACAGATGAAGATAAAATGGCTCAGATTAATGAGGCGTTAAGTGATAGAAAGATAGTCGGGCTTTTTGCTATAAAGCAGACAGAAGATAATGGGAAAGACGGAATAGAACATGCTGGGGATGATAGTATTTATGATACTGGGACAGCAGTACTGATATTGAAGATGTTCAGGCTTCCTGACGGGAATATGGGGTTAATGGTTCAGGGCCTCTCCAGAATAAAGCTGAAAAATATTTCAAAAACAGATCCCTATATGAAAGGTGTTGTTGAAGCTATACCGGAGCAGGCATCAAAATCAGTAAAAATAGAAGCCTTGATGCGGGAGATTGTTGAACAGTTTCAGCAGATTGTCGCCCTATCTCCAATTTTGCCCGATGAGCTTGGGGCAGCTGTCCTTAACATTGAGAACCCCGGAAGGCTTGCAGATCTTATTGCATCAAATTTAAAAATAGATATTGCCAACAGGCAGTCTATCCTGGAAACACTGGATATTGAAGACAGAATGGTCAGACTGCTCGTTGTTTTAAATAAAGAGTTTGAACTGCTTAAAATAGGTACGAAGATACAATCGGAAGTAAGAAGCAAAATTGATGAAGGGCAGAGAGAGTATTTTTTGCGAGAGCAGCTTAAGGCCATAAAAAATGAGTTGGGCGACAAAGACGAACAAACTCTTGAGGTAGAAGAACTTCAGGAGAAAATTCAAAAAGCCGGTATGCCTGAGGAAGCAAAGGACCAGGCAGAGAAGGAACTCGAGAGGCTCTCACGCATGCCTCCGCAGGCTGCAGAGTACACTGTTGCAAGAACTTACCTTGACTGGCTGATAAGCCTTCCGTGGAACAAGGGAACTGAAGACAGAATTGATATTAAAAAAGCAAAAACAATTCTTGATGAAGACCATTACGGCCTGAATGATATTAAAGACAGAATACTTGAATTTCTTGCTGTACGCAAACTGAAAGAGAATTCCAAAGGGCCAATTCTATGTTTTGTAGGGCCTCCCGGAGTTGGTAAAACATCTCTTGGCCGGTCAATTGCCCGCGCAATGGGCAGAGAATTTGTCAGGTACTCTCTTGGCGGGATGCGTGATGAGGCAGAAATACGGGGACACAGAAGAACCTATATAGGAGCTTTACCTGGCAGAGTCATTCAGGGATTAAAAAAAGCAGGTTCAAACAATCCTGTATTTATGCTGGATGAAATTGATAAACTTGGCGCTGACTTCAGGGGCGACCCTGCATCAGCCTTGCTTGAAGTTCTGGATCCGGAACAGAATAATAATTTTTCGGATCATTATCTTGAAGTATCTTTCAATTTGTCAAAAGTAATGTTTATCACTACTGCAAACATTCTTGAGACAATTCCCGGGCCTCTGCTTGACAGGATGGAAGTGATTCGTCTTCCTGGATATATTGTTGAAGAAAAGGTGCAGATCGCTAAGAAGTATCTTATTCCGAGACAAAAAGAAGAAAATGGGCTAAAGATATCTCAGATAAGTTTTACTGTCAAATCCGTTAAAAAAATAATAGAAGATTATACACGTGAAGCAGGGCTGAGAAATCTGGAGCGGAATATAGGCACATGCTGCAGAAAAGTTGCAAGGAAGATTGCAGAAGGGGAAATAGAAAAGGCAAAAATTACTGATGAGAATTTGCAGGATTCTCTTGGCCCGCAAAAGTTCTTTTCGGAAATGGCAGGCAGGAAAAGCGAAGTCGGTATTGCAACAGGCCTTGCATGGACCTCAGTGGGCGGAGTAATACTTTTTGTTGAAGCAACAAAAATGCATGGAAAGAAAGGGCTTGTGCTTACAGGCCAGCTTGGCGATGTTATGAAAGAGTCTGCACAGGCTGCTTTATCATATATAAGGTCTCATGCAGAAGATTTGGGTATTGATAAAGATTTTTTTGAGAGTAATGACCTTCATATTCACGTACCTGAAGGTGCAACACCCAAGGACGGCCCTTCTGCAGGAGTTACACTTGCAACAAGCCTGGTTTCTGTTTTAACAGGCAGGCCTGTAAAGCATGATATTGCAATGACCGGAGAGATTACATTAAGAGGCAAGGTACTCCCTGTCGGAGGGATTAAAGAGAAAGTACTTGCTGCAAGAAGAGCAGGAATAAAAAAAGTTATTTTGCCAAAGTGGAACGAGAAGGACCTTGAGGATATCCCTGATCATATAAGATCAAAAATGAAGTTTTATTTTGTTGACTGGCTTGATGATGTATTTGAGCTTACTCTGTCTTCAAACAAAAAAAAGCAGAAATAATGTTTTCTTTATAGGATAATTGAGATAAAGAAATCTCGGAGGGACAATGCTGATAAGCAAATTCATAGAAGGTCAGCTCTATTACAGGTGGCTGCACGGGTTTGCCTAGATAAAATAACATGATTGCAGGAACATGTTACTGAATAAAGGTTGTAAGAATTATTGGAATAAAAGGAGTGCATTATGGAAAAGAAACGTGTAATAATAATGGGTGCTGCAGGAAGAGATTTTCACAATTTTAACGTTTATTACAGAGACAATGAAGAATTTGAGGTTGTTGCTTTTACTGCTACACAGATACCTGATATCGAGGGAAGAAAATATCCGGCTGAATTAGCAGGAAAACTCTACCCCAATGGTATCCCTATTGTTGCTGAGGAAGAGCTGGTTTCCCTGATTGATAAAAATAGTATCGATGATGTTGTTTTTTCTTACAGTGATGTTTCTCATAACTATATTGGCCATAAGGCTGCGACTGTGAATGCAGCCGGGGCAAATTTTATCCTGATGGGTACAGAAAAGACCATGCTAAAATCAAAGGTACCTGTAATTTCCATCTGTGCTATCAGAACAGGATGCGGAAAGAGTCAGACAACGAGAAGAGTAAGTGAGATCCTTAGAAATAAAAGGAAAAAGACAGTTGCAATTCGTCATCCCATGCCTTACGGTGACCTTGTAAAACAAGCTGTTCAGCGTTTCGAAAAATATGTTGATTTAAAAACCAACAAGTGTACTATTGAGGAGATGGAAGAGTACGAACCTCATATTGATATGGGTAATATAGTTTATGCAGGAGTGGATTACGGCGCAATTCTTGAGCAGGCAGAGAAAGAAGCGGACATAATCCTCTGGGACGGCGGAAATAATGATACTCCTTTTTATAAACCTGACATGAATATAGTTGTTGTTGACCCGCATCGTCCCGGACACGAAGTTTCATACTATCCCGGCGAGACAAATTTGAGAATGGCTGATGTAGTTATTATCAACAAGATGGATTCTGCTGATTCTGCAAATATTCTTGAAGTAAGGCAAAATGTACAACGAATAAATCCTGAAGCAATTATTATTGAAGCTGCATCACCGCTCTCAGTTGAAGATCCTTCTGTAATTCGCGGCAAGAGAGTTCTTGTTGTTGAGGACGGCCCGACTCTTACACATGGCGGAATGAAATACGGTGCAGGTGTGGTTGCTGCACAAAAATACGGGGCTGCAGAGATTATTGACCCCCGCCCGTGGGTTGAGGGAACTATTGCTGACACATTTAAGAAATATCCGGGTATCGGCCCGCTTCTTCCTGCAATGGGTTATGGTGATCAGCAGGTAAGAGATCTTCAGAAAACTATTGAAAAAGTCGATTGTGATGCTGTTATTATCGGAACACCGATAGATCTTAAAAAAGTTATTGATATTAAAAAACCTGCAGTACGTGTTATGTACAAACTGCAGGAGATTGGTGAACCGACTCTGGAAGATGTACTAAATGACTTCTAAGAATTATTCCACAGTTGTAGTGGCGTTGGGGGGAAACGCCATTACACGTGAATTCGAAGAAGGAAATATTCATCAGCAGTTTGCAAATACACGTAAGAGCCTTGTCAGTATTATTGAAATGGTCGAGAGGGGCGTAAATGTCGTTATTACTCACGGCAACGGCCCGCAGGTCGGAAATGCTTTAATACGTGTTGAAGAAGCCAGACATCTTGTGCCTCCGATCCCCCTCGGTGTTCTTGTTGCGGATACTGAAGGCGGTATGGGATACATGATTGAGCAGTCCCTGCAGAATATGTTTATCCGTAAGGGCATAAGAAAAAGGATAGTTACAATACTTACTCAGGTTGTTGTGGACAAGGACGACCCTTCTATAATTGAGCCTACAAAATTTGTCGGCCCGTTCTTTAAGGACGAAGAAGTGGACAAAATCAGAAGGGATCGGGGCTGGGTTCTTAAAAAGGATGCAGACAGAGGGTGGAGAAGGGTTGTGCCTTCTCCTCATCCTGTGCAAATTGTTGAGAAGGATATAATCCGAGAATTGATAAGCAGCGGTGCAATAGTAATTGCATGCGGCGGCGGCGGAATTCCCGTTTATATCGAAGATGACGGTACTTTTGAAGGCGTTGACGGTGTGATCGACAAGGATCGTGCATCTGCAGTTTTAGCATACGATATAGGAGCAGAGCAGCTGCATATTCTTACGGCAGTAGATAAAGTGTCACTTGATTTCGGGACACCGGGCCAGAGAGACCTTGATATTATTACAAAAGCCGAAGCTCAAAAATATTTGGATGAAGGTGAGTTTCCTGCAGGCAGTATGGGGCCGAAAATTGAAGCTGCTATAAAATTTTTAGAAGATGGCGGAAAAGAGGTTCTCATAACATCAGTTGAAAACTATTCTTTTGCATTGCAGGGGAAAACAGGGACAAAAATAGTCCCTTAATCGTGAGGATGGGTATGAAAGAGCGTACACTTGTAATTGTAAAACCGGATGCTGTAGAAAGAAGATTGGCCGGAGATATTATTCATAAGATTGAGGAAAATGATTATAATATCTTAAAGATTGATAAACTTATTCTTACTGAGCATGAAGCGGAAGCTTTTTATTCAATTCATAAGGATAAAGAGTTCTTCGGCGATCTCATAGATTTTATGACATCAGGGCCGTGTATTCCAATGATTGTTGAAGGAGATGATGCTGTGCATGGTATCCGTAAGTTAGTTGGTGCTACTGACCCGGAGAAGGCAGAGAAGGGTACAATACGGGAACAGTACGGAACTACAATAAGGAAAAATTCCATCCATGCTTCTGATTCTCAGGAAACAGCGGCAAGAGAGATATGTTTCTTTTTCAAGTTACGCTCTATAGCTTGATATGGAGAATAGAAATTCAAATTGGTGATGAGTTATAATAAAATATTTGTTATGGTATCTATTTTTATTGCTGGGTTAGTCGGCAATAAATATGATCGCCTACATGTGTTGATGCTTTTGTGCGAGCATTTTTAAGAATAAAGGGCTGTGCTTATTTTGTATAGCCCTTTAAATTTATAATAATATAAAAAGGAGTAAGACAAATAAAATGAAAGTATTGGTTCTTAACTGCGGGAGTTCGTCTCTAAAGTTCAGGCTATTTGAAATGGAAGAAGAAAAATTGCTTGCAAAGGGGATAGTGGAGGAGATAGGACACAGGAACGGGAATTTTAAATGTGATGTATTGGGAAGACATAAGGTTGAGAAGGAGTGCAGTATAGAGAACCACACTGAAGCAATTGAACTCGTGCAGAAGAGCCTTTGTGATAAAATAACAGGATGCATACGTGAGGTTGATGAAATTGATGCAATAGGGCACAGAGTAGTGCATGGGGGAGAAGCGTTTACAGGTTCTGTTTTTATTAATGAACCGGTCATGAAGAAACTTAAAGAGTGTATAAGATTTGCGCCTCTGCATAATCCATCTAATATTGCAGGCATAAAAGCATCATTATGGCAGTTTCCCTTTGCACGGCAGGTGGCAGTGTTTGATACTGCATTCCATCAGACAATGAAGCCTGAAGCATACATTTATGCTCTCCCATATTCGTGGTATACTGAGAAAGGAATCAGACGATACGGATTCCACGGTACTTCTCATCGTTATGTTGCAGAAGAAGCTGCGAGAATTCTTGACAAACCGATTGAGGAGCTAAAAATTGTAACATGTCATCTTGGAAGCGGCGCCAGCATGGCTGCAGTAAAATACGGGAAATCAGTAGATACATCAATGGGGTTTACGCCCCTTGAAGGAATGATTATGGGTACAAGATGCGGAGATATTGACCCTGCCATACCGCTTTTTATAATGGATACTGACGAACTGACGAGTAGTCAGATGGATACAATTCTAAACAAAAAAAGCGGAGTTTTCGGATTGACTGAAGGCGAAAGCGATATGAGGATTGTTGAAGAAAAAATGCTTAATGGCAAAGAAAGGGAAACTCTTGTAATTAAGATGATATCACGCAGGGTAAAAAAATATATCGGATCTTATGCTGCTGTTATGGGAGGAGTTGATGCTGTTGTATTTACAGCAGGGGTCGGAGAACATGCACCAATTGTAAGAGAACTTGCCTGTGATGGCCTTGAATTTCTGGGAATTACCCTTGATAAATCCAGAAATGATAATAATGCTGTGCTAATAAGTAAAGGCAAAACTGCAGTACTTGTTATCCCTACAAATGAAGAGCTTGCAATTGCGAGAGAGACAAAAATGCTTCTTGATGAAGAATAATATGGGAGATGTAAACGGGATGGGAAAAAGAGTTTTACTTGTTGATGATAATAAAGCCCTTGTTGAAACATTGAAAGAGAGTCTCGAGGAGAGAGGATTTAAATGTGATTGTGCATTTAATGCCAAAGAGGGTTTTGCAGTTTTTATAAATAAAAGCCCTGATATTATTATTACTGATGACATCATGGAAGATATATCAGCAGGATTCCGTCTGGTCAAAGATATAAGAACCGAAGAGGAAAAAAGTGATAGTGCAAAAGTACCGATACTTATGCTTTCAGCCTTAAAAAATGTTACAGATCTTGATTTTAAAGAGCGTGTCGGGACTCCTGTTCTTCAGGTAAACGATATGCTCTATAAGCCGGTAAATCCGGATAAGGTTATTTCTGCAATTAATAACTTGCTTAAATAAAATTAATGTTTTAGATTAGGACAATTGAGGATAGAAAAACAATCTTTCCTGTTCAGTTCAGGGAGATCATTTAGGTGTTTTAGAAAAAATATCCCCAAAATTAATAAATTCAATCTCAAGGAGGCTTTAAAATGGCAAAGATTGACATGTCAATATCAAATATTGATTCGCTGTTCCCTTCTGGTTTTACACAGGAGCAGATAGCAAAGGGGAAAACAGTATTTTTAAAAGAACTTTCTTTACGTGCGCATAAGTTTTACGGCGGCAAAATGATGACTATACCAAAAGCAGGTATTTTCGGATTTAACTGGTTTAATGTCTGGTACACACCTGGCGTATCAAAAGTATCAACAATAATTCGTGATGACAATGATATGTCGTTCCCTCTGTCAAACAGAAGTAATTTTGTTGCAGTGGTTTCTGATTCCACACGTGTATTGGGTGATGGTAATTGTACACCTCCGGGAGGGCTTGGAGTAATGGAGGGCAAGGCCTATTTGATGAAGTATCTTGGCAGTGTTGATGGCGTAGCTTTATGTGTGGATAGTTGCAATGGTAAAGGCGAGCATGATCCACAAAAAATTATTGATTTTGTAAAAATGTTACAGCCAAGTTTTGGTGCTGTTAACCTTGAAGACATTTCACAGCCTAATTGCTACAAAGTTCTGGATACTTTAAGGGAAGAGTGCAATATTCCGGTATGGCATGATGACGCTCAGGGAACAGGATGTGTTACTCTTGCAGGCCTTATCAATGCTCTTAGAATAGTTAAAAAAGATATTGGTAAGGCAAGGATCGTATTTTATGGCGCCGGAGCTGCAAATACAACGATTGCACGTTTGATTATTGCGGCGGGGGGTAATCCTCAAAACATGATTTTGTTTGATTCAAAAGGGTCGCTTCATAAAGGCAGATCAGATATTGAAGCTGATAAACGTTTCTACAGAAAATGGGAGTTGTGTCAGAGGACAAATCCTGATAAAATAACAACTATTCTTGAGGCTGTCAAAGGAGCTGACGTCTTAATTGCAGTGAGCAGGCCGGGTCCTGATGTTGTTAAAAAAGAATGGATTAAAAATATGGGGGACAAGCCTATTGTTTTTGCATGTGCCAATCCTGTGCCGGAAATTTATCCTTATGCTGCAAAAGAAGCCGGCGCATATATAGTAGCAACAGGCAGGGGCGATTTTCCCAATCAGGTTAATAATTCCCTGGGATTTCCCGGAATACTCAAAGGTGCATTAACCGTGAGAGCAAAAAAAATAACGGACAACATGGCAATTGCTGCAGCTTATGCAATTGCTAACTTTGCAGAGAAAAAAGGCCTCAGCCCAGATTATATAATGCCTACAATGGATGAGACCGAAGTATTTGCTCACGAAGCTGCGGATGTTGCAATGCAGGCTATTAAGGACGGTGTTGCACGTATTGGTATGGACAGGGAAACTGTGTTTAATAATACACTTAAGGACATACAGGAAACAAGAGCAATGATTGATATGCTGATGAAAGAAAAGTTCATTAAGACCCCGGATATATCAATGCTTGAGGAAGCTCTTAACACAGCAATTGATGCTGTTAAGTAAAGAGATCGATAATATTATTTATATAGATATTTGTGCATTATAAAAGAGGCGCTTATTAAAAAAGCGCCTCTTTTATAAAAGTCAATGCTTTACAAGGTTGATTTCATCGTAGAGATATAGTATATTATACCACAAAATGAAGAAACGATTACAAAATATTATACTGAATTTCAAGAATAAGATAAAACCTGTTCAGGTGTATGCTCTTGTCGGAAGGTCAGGTACAGGAAAGAGTTTTCGTGCACGGCTTGTTGCAGAAGAGTATGGTATTGAACTTATTTTTGATGACGGGCTGCTCATTCGTGATCAGGTTATTATTGCAGGAAAATCTGCAAAGAGAGAAAAAAACAGATTTAAGGCTGTTAAACGTGCAATACTGACAGATCCGGAACATGCGGAAGAGATCAGAACTGCGCTTCGTGCGCAAGACATACATTCAATTCTGCTACTCGGTACTTCAGAGAAAATGATAGCCCGAATTACTGAAAAACTTGACCTTCCTTACCCCGATAAAATAATTTATATTGATGATATTGCAACTCAGGAAGAGATTGCGACTGCAACTGAGAGCAGAAAGCAAAGAGGGCATCATGTAATACCGGTTCCTACAATTGAACTTGAAAATGATTCCCATAAAATTATTGATTCTGTTAAAATATTTCTCAATTCACATAAAATTTTATTCTGGAAGAAAAAAGTTGTTGAGAAGACTATTGTACAGCCTAAGTTCAGCACAAAAGGCAGATTGAGTATTTCAGAAACGGCTCTCTCGCAGATGGTAATGCACTGTATTGATGAATTTAATGATAATTTTAAGATAAAAAAAATCAGGATAAAACGCTATCCTGCTGATTTTAGAATTGACCTGTCAATTTCCGTCCCATTCGGGACTTCTGTGCCTTCTGTTCTTCCAAAGCTGCAGCGGTATATTGTAACCAGCATACAAAAGTACAGCGGTATTACAATAGAAAATCTGCATATTACAATTGAAGAATTTCAAAGTTAAAGAAAAACAATGCAAAAAAGAATTAAGGCAGTAGCATTAATATCCGGCGGGCTGGATAGTATTCTTGCTGCAAAAATAATAAAAGATCAGGGCATAGATGTTCTGGGGCTTTCTTTTACTTTTAAATTTGATTCTGTAAAACACGGGAGCAGAAAGAACTATCTTGAAAAAGTTGAAAAGGAACTTAATATTCCCATAAAAATAATGGACAGATCTCAGCAGTTACTGGATATTGTTAAGAATCCTGTACATGGCTACGGCTCGGAAATGAACCCCTGTATTGACTGCAGGCTTCAAATGCTGTCTATGGCAAAAGATTATATGGATGAAACAAATTCCGATTTTATTGTAACAGGAGAAGTAGTAGGCCAGCGCCCTATGAGCCAGCAGAAACCTGTAATTTTCCACATTGATAAAGTATCAGGATTGAGGGGGTACATTGTAAGGCCGCTTTCTGCAAAACTTTTGCCTGAGACAATTCCCGAACAAAAGGGATGGATTAAAAGAGAAGAGCTGTACGATTTTCACGGCAGAACAAGAAAACCTCAACTGAGCCTTGCCAGGGAACTCGGCATTGAAAATTTTGAACCCCCTGCAGGCGGGTGCAGCCTTACAACACCGGATTTCTCGCGGCGTTTAAAAGCCCTTTTTGAGAAAAGAGACAGACACACAATCACTGTCAATGATCTTCAGCTTCTGCTTTACGGAAGGCATTTCTGGCCGAATGAGCACTTGAATGTGATAGTAGGCAGAGACGAAAAAGATAATGAGGCTATTGAGAAATTTAAAGGCATTGATATGTTTCTGTTGTATCCTTTTGATATTCCGGGACCTTCTGCTCTTGCGATAGATGTTAAGAATAGAGAAGATCTGAACAGAGCAGCTTCTCTTGTTGCGAGATACACAAATCAGAGAGAAAGTTCTTCTGTTGAGATAATATATTCAGGAAAAGAAGAGGGAAGGATTTCCGTACTGCCGGCAGGGGAAGATGATGTGGAAGAGTGGCGTGTTTGATTTATTGTTCAGGGGAAGGAAGTTATTTTTATAAATTTTAGGGTATGCCTGAATTTAGCTGAAAAGTATTGACTTTATAAAAAATATTAGTTATATTTTTGACCGATTTCATGATTACTCTATACAAGAATCAAGGAGATGAATATGGCACATAAGATTAATGATGAATGCATCAGCTGCGGCGCTTGTGCAGATGAGTGCCCTGTCGATGCAATTAGTGAAGGCGAAGATAAGTATGTTATTGATCCTGATGCATGTACAGACTGCGGCGCTTGTGTGGAAGTTTGTCCGGTAAGTGCAATTGAGGGACCGTAATCCTTAATAGTTCAGCAGCAATTTAAGTATTAAGGCAGAGCCCCCAAAGGTTCTGCCTTTTTTATTAAGGCTATATTATGAAAAAGGTTCTTACAATTGCAGGATCAGATCCCAGCGGCGGAGCCGGAATACAGGCAGACCTTAAGACATTTTCATATTTTGAAGTGTACGGAATGTCTGTAATAACTGCTCTTACAGCGCAGAACAGCAGTGAAGTTGACGGAATCTACAATGTTGTTCCGGATTTTGTAAAAATGCAGCTTGATTCAATATTAAAAGGCGCAGAAATTGATGCTGTTAAAACAGGCATGCTTGCATCCTCTGAAATTGCGGAGACAGTCAGCTTGTGGATTAAAACATCAGATATCCCCTTTGTTGTTGTTGATCCGGTTTTTGTTGCTACTTCCGGCAGTACATTGACAGAATCAGAAGCAGTCCGAATCTTTATTGAAAAAATAATCCCTGATTCGACACTGGTTACTCCAAATATTCCTGAAGCAGAAAAACTTTCAGGGCTTAAGATCAGCACGCCTGAAGACATGAAAAATGCCGCGGAAATTATCAGAAAAATGGGAGCAGGTGCAGTGCTTGTAAAAGGCGGGCATCTTGAATCCGGGATAACGGATATTTTATTTGACGGTTCGGATTTTACTGCATTCAATTCTGAAAGAATCCGGGCAAAATCAACCCACGGAACAGGATGCACACTTTCTGCTGCAATTGCTGCAGGCTTGGCTCTTGGTAATTCATTAAGACAGTCCGTTGAGAATGGAATAGCATATGTGAAAAATGCTATTGAGATGTCAGT containing:
- the arcC gene encoding carbamate kinase; translated protein: MTSKNYSTVVVALGGNAITREFEEGNIHQQFANTRKSLVSIIEMVERGVNVVITHGNGPQVGNALIRVEEARHLVPPIPLGVLVADTEGGMGYMIEQSLQNMFIRKGIRKRIVTILTQVVVDKDDPSIIEPTKFVGPFFKDEEVDKIRRDRGWVLKKDADRGWRRVVPSPHPVQIVEKDIIRELISSGAIVIACGGGGIPVYIEDDGTFEGVDGVIDKDRASAVLAYDIGAEQLHILTAVDKVSLDFGTPGQRDLDIITKAEAQKYLDEGEFPAGSMGPKIEAAIKFLEDGGKEVLITSVENYSFALQGKTGTKIVP
- the lon gene encoding endopeptidase La; this translates as MNENEINIVHHPGDFGNIPEIPEELSILPVRNVIIFPFVVAPLVITDEDKMAQINEALSDRKIVGLFAIKQTEDNGKDGIEHAGDDSIYDTGTAVLILKMFRLPDGNMGLMVQGLSRIKLKNISKTDPYMKGVVEAIPEQASKSVKIEALMREIVEQFQQIVALSPILPDELGAAVLNIENPGRLADLIASNLKIDIANRQSILETLDIEDRMVRLLVVLNKEFELLKIGTKIQSEVRSKIDEGQREYFLREQLKAIKNELGDKDEQTLEVEELQEKIQKAGMPEEAKDQAEKELERLSRMPPQAAEYTVARTYLDWLISLPWNKGTEDRIDIKKAKTILDEDHYGLNDIKDRILEFLAVRKLKENSKGPILCFVGPPGVGKTSLGRSIARAMGREFVRYSLGGMRDEAEIRGHRRTYIGALPGRVIQGLKKAGSNNPVFMLDEIDKLGADFRGDPASALLEVLDPEQNNNFSDHYLEVSFNLSKVMFITTANILETIPGPLLDRMEVIRLPGYIVEEKVQIAKKYLIPRQKEENGLKISQISFTVKSVKKIIEDYTREAGLRNLERNIGTCCRKVARKIAEGEIEKAKITDENLQDSLGPQKFFSEMAGRKSEVGIATGLAWTSVGGVILFVEATKMHGKKGLVLTGQLGDVMKESAQAALSYIRSHAEDLGIDKDFFESNDLHIHVPEGATPKDGPSAGVTLATSLVSVLTGRPVKHDIAMTGEITLRGKVLPVGGIKEKVLAARRAGIKKVILPKWNEKDLEDIPDHIRSKMKFYFVDWLDDVFELTLSSNKKKQK
- a CDS encoding Asp23/Gls24 family envelope stress response protein encodes the protein MKKRLQNIILNFKNKIKPVQVYALVGRSGTGKSFRARLVAEEYGIELIFDDGLLIRDQVIIAGKSAKREKNRFKAVKRAILTDPEHAEEIRTALRAQDIHSILLLGTSEKMIARITEKLDLPYPDKIIYIDDIATQEEIATATESRKQRGHHVIPVPTIELENDSHKIIDSVKIFLNSHKILFWKKKVVEKTIVQPKFSTKGRLSISETALSQMVMHCIDEFNDNFKIKKIRIKRYPADFRIDLSISVPFGTSVPSVLPKLQRYIVTSIQKYSGITIENLHITIEEFQS
- a CDS encoding GTPase → MEKKRVIIMGAAGRDFHNFNVYYRDNEEFEVVAFTATQIPDIEGRKYPAELAGKLYPNGIPIVAEEELVSLIDKNSIDDVVFSYSDVSHNYIGHKAATVNAAGANFILMGTEKTMLKSKVPVISICAIRTGCGKSQTTRRVSEILRNKRKKTVAIRHPMPYGDLVKQAVQRFEKYVDLKTNKCTIEEMEEYEPHIDMGNIVYAGVDYGAILEQAEKEADIILWDGGNNDTPFYKPDMNIVVVDPHRPGHEVSYYPGETNLRMADVVIINKMDSADSANILEVRQNVQRINPEAIIIEAASPLSVEDPSVIRGKRVLVVEDGPTLTHGGMKYGAGVVAAQKYGAAEIIDPRPWVEGTIADTFKKYPGIGPLLPAMGYGDQQVRDLQKTIEKVDCDAVIIGTPIDLKKVIDIKKPAVRVMYKLQEIGEPTLEDVLNDF
- a CDS encoding 7-cyano-7-deazaguanine synthase, whose product is MQKRIKAVALISGGLDSILAAKIIKDQGIDVLGLSFTFKFDSVKHGSRKNYLEKVEKELNIPIKIMDRSQQLLDIVKNPVHGYGSEMNPCIDCRLQMLSMAKDYMDETNSDFIVTGEVVGQRPMSQQKPVIFHIDKVSGLRGYIVRPLSAKLLPETIPEQKGWIKREELYDFHGRTRKPQLSLARELGIENFEPPAGGCSLTTPDFSRRLKALFEKRDRHTITVNDLQLLLYGRHFWPNEHLNVIVGRDEKDNEAIEKFKGIDMFLLYPFDIPGPSALAIDVKNREDLNRAASLVARYTNQRESSSVEIIYSGKEEGRISVLPAGEDDVEEWRV
- a CDS encoding acetate kinase, whose translation is MKVLVLNCGSSSLKFRLFEMEEEKLLAKGIVEEIGHRNGNFKCDVLGRHKVEKECSIENHTEAIELVQKSLCDKITGCIREVDEIDAIGHRVVHGGEAFTGSVFINEPVMKKLKECIRFAPLHNPSNIAGIKASLWQFPFARQVAVFDTAFHQTMKPEAYIYALPYSWYTEKGIRRYGFHGTSHRYVAEEAARILDKPIEELKIVTCHLGSGASMAAVKYGKSVDTSMGFTPLEGMIMGTRCGDIDPAIPLFIMDTDELTSSQMDTILNKKSGVFGLTEGESDMRIVEEKMLNGKERETLVIKMISRRVKKYIGSYAAVMGGVDAVVFTAGVGEHAPIVRELACDGLEFLGITLDKSRNDNNAVLISKGKTAVLVIPTNEELAIARETKMLLDEE
- a CDS encoding 4Fe-4S binding protein — encoded protein: MAHKINDECISCGACADECPVDAISEGEDKYVIDPDACTDCGACVEVCPVSAIEGP
- a CDS encoding NADP-dependent malic enzyme — encoded protein: MAKIDMSISNIDSLFPSGFTQEQIAKGKTVFLKELSLRAHKFYGGKMMTIPKAGIFGFNWFNVWYTPGVSKVSTIIRDDNDMSFPLSNRSNFVAVVSDSTRVLGDGNCTPPGGLGVMEGKAYLMKYLGSVDGVALCVDSCNGKGEHDPQKIIDFVKMLQPSFGAVNLEDISQPNCYKVLDTLREECNIPVWHDDAQGTGCVTLAGLINALRIVKKDIGKARIVFYGAGAANTTIARLIIAAGGNPQNMILFDSKGSLHKGRSDIEADKRFYRKWELCQRTNPDKITTILEAVKGADVLIAVSRPGPDVVKKEWIKNMGDKPIVFACANPVPEIYPYAAKEAGAYIVATGRGDFPNQVNNSLGFPGILKGALTVRAKKITDNMAIAAAYAIANFAEKKGLSPDYIMPTMDETEVFAHEAADVAMQAIKDGVARIGMDRETVFNNTLKDIQETRAMIDMLMKEKFIKTPDISMLEEALNTAIDAVK
- a CDS encoding response regulator transcription factor, which produces MGKRVLLVDDNKALVETLKESLEERGFKCDCAFNAKEGFAVFINKSPDIIITDDIMEDISAGFRLVKDIRTEEEKSDSAKVPILMLSALKNVTDLDFKERVGTPVLQVNDMLYKPVNPDKVISAINNLLK
- the ndk gene encoding nucleoside-diphosphate kinase, translated to MGMKERTLVIVKPDAVERRLAGDIIHKIEENDYNILKIDKLILTEHEAEAFYSIHKDKEFFGDLIDFMTSGPCIPMIVEGDDAVHGIRKLVGATDPEKAEKGTIREQYGTTIRKNSIHASDSQETAAREICFFFKLRSIA